A portion of the Burkholderia sp. GAS332 genome contains these proteins:
- a CDS encoding transcriptional regulator, AraC family, producing MNARTPMPAAHHTETPTAPGAHVPFESTPMPVSAMAAWYPHGTVIAPHRHRRAQLLYAIEGVMQIESATGSWVVPPTRGVWLEPGVDHSVQMSGDVKMRTVFVEPGATAHLPTRSCVVEVHPLLRELILAAIGVPLDYTVGSREDHLMQLLLAELNAVPLLPLYLPWPSDHRLREVCNSLLAVPDDNRTIGAWASTLDVSEKTFHRWFQRETGLTFGRWRQQARLLLALKRLAHGEKIIAVALDHGYTSQSAFAAMFKRHFGVVPSAFYA from the coding sequence ATGAACGCGCGAACCCCAATGCCCGCGGCACACCACACCGAAACACCGACGGCACCCGGTGCGCACGTGCCGTTCGAAAGCACGCCCATGCCGGTGTCGGCGATGGCCGCGTGGTATCCGCATGGCACCGTGATTGCGCCGCACCGTCATCGGCGCGCGCAATTGCTGTATGCAATCGAAGGGGTGATGCAGATCGAATCGGCGACCGGCTCGTGGGTCGTGCCGCCTACGCGTGGCGTGTGGCTCGAACCGGGCGTCGACCATTCGGTGCAGATGAGCGGCGACGTGAAGATGCGCACGGTGTTCGTCGAACCCGGCGCGACCGCGCATTTGCCCACCCGTAGTTGCGTGGTCGAAGTCCATCCGTTGCTGCGCGAACTTATACTCGCAGCGATCGGCGTGCCGCTGGATTACACCGTCGGATCGCGCGAGGATCATCTGATGCAGTTGCTGCTGGCGGAATTGAATGCGGTGCCGTTGTTGCCGCTCTATCTGCCGTGGCCGAGCGATCACCGGTTACGCGAGGTGTGCAACAGCCTGCTCGCCGTCCCCGACGACAATCGCACGATCGGCGCATGGGCAAGTACGCTGGATGTATCCGAAAAGACGTTCCACCGCTGGTTTCAGCGCGAAACCGGCCTGACATTCGGCCGCTGGCGTCAGCAGGCGCGTCTTCTGCTGGCGCTCAAACGCCTCGCGCATGGCGAGAAGATCATCGCCGTCGCCCTGGATCATGGCTACACCAGCCAGAGCGCGTTCGCGGCGATGTTCAAGCGGCATTTCGGCGTGGTGCCGTCCGCGTTTTACGCATAG
- a CDS encoding Permease of the drug/metabolite transporter (DMT) superfamily, translated as MKKSYFLFPFVAILLWAGNVVVSKLSARTIDPSAITFYRLLLAVALMSLFTLKPAWRNRAAIVPQLPKLAVLGFLAMALFQSLSYEAAKTTTATNMSIITALVPLMTMVASTLLLGEAPTTGMVGGGILSLAGVVYLITQGNPAMLLANGAHLGDLLMIFAALAYALYGVLLKRWHVGLPSWQSTYLQALFALVFMLPMLLRLPAAEAVPTRASLPLILYAGVLASVVLPFLWMQGVKHLGPNRCALFMNVLPIATALIAIAMLGETLHTYHVLGGGTALVGVIVAQMFKRPAEQAATVQE; from the coding sequence ATGAAGAAATCGTATTTCCTGTTTCCCTTTGTGGCAATCCTGTTGTGGGCCGGCAATGTTGTCGTATCGAAGTTATCCGCCCGCACGATTGACCCGTCGGCGATCACGTTCTACCGTCTATTGCTGGCGGTCGCGCTCATGAGCCTGTTCACGCTGAAGCCGGCCTGGCGCAACCGCGCGGCGATCGTGCCACAACTCCCAAAGCTCGCCGTGCTCGGCTTTCTCGCGATGGCGCTGTTCCAGAGCCTCTCGTATGAGGCGGCCAAGACCACCACGGCGACCAACATGTCGATCATCACCGCGCTGGTGCCGCTGATGACGATGGTCGCCAGCACGCTGCTGCTCGGCGAAGCGCCGACCACCGGCATGGTGGGCGGCGGGATCCTGTCGCTGGCCGGCGTGGTGTATCTGATCACGCAAGGCAACCCCGCGATGCTGCTGGCCAATGGTGCGCATCTCGGCGATCTGCTGATGATCTTCGCCGCGCTCGCGTATGCGCTGTACGGCGTGTTGCTCAAGCGCTGGCACGTGGGGCTGCCGTCGTGGCAATCCACCTATCTGCAGGCCCTGTTTGCACTGGTGTTCATGCTGCCGATGCTGCTGCGCCTGCCGGCGGCGGAAGCCGTTCCGACGCGTGCGAGCCTGCCGTTGATCCTGTACGCCGGTGTGCTGGCCTCAGTGGTGCTGCCGTTCCTATGGATGCAGGGCGTCAAGCATCTCGGCCCGAATCGTTGCGCACTGTTCATGAACGTGCTGCCGATCGCGACCGCGCTCATTGCCATCGCGATGCTCGGCGAAACCTTGCATACGTATCACGTACTCGGTGGCGGCACCGCGCTTGTCGGCGTGATCGTCGCGCAAATGTTCAAGCGGCCCGCAGAGCAAGCGGCCACGGTGCAGGAATAA
- a CDS encoding regulatory protein, Fis family, whose amino-acid sequence MTAHDPSDRARADSSRSSGLPLSRLCGDDPTMLATLSRARLLIDRQLPILILGETGTGKEYLARALHDYSHRRQAAMVSVNCGSIPENLIESELFGYARGAFSGALSTGMKGKVVLAHRGTLFLDEIGDMPAAQQTRLLRALSEREVTPIGSAEPISVDLQLICATHQNIESHVEAGTFREDLYYRIAVGIVNLPPVRERQDRAWLLQSILESEAPGMTLDANVDSEAREILLHCTWPGNLRQMRAAIQYACAVRTGELIRAGDLPANVQPGKGVGVRIGLSHSARHADAPRIPVAPPSERDNILRALSASRWNISAASRELGICRASLYRKLRRFRIPHVRDLGSDMLMADHG is encoded by the coding sequence ATGACCGCCCACGACCCGTCGGACCGCGCCCGTGCAGACTCATCTCGCTCATCCGGGCTACCGCTTAGCCGACTATGTGGCGACGATCCTACGATGCTGGCCACGCTATCGCGTGCCCGCCTGCTCATCGACCGGCAACTTCCCATTCTGATTCTCGGTGAAACCGGCACCGGCAAGGAATATCTCGCACGTGCATTGCACGACTACAGCCACCGCCGGCAGGCGGCGATGGTGTCCGTGAATTGCGGCTCGATTCCCGAGAATCTGATTGAAAGCGAACTGTTCGGCTATGCACGCGGCGCATTCTCCGGCGCGCTGTCCACCGGCATGAAGGGCAAGGTCGTGCTCGCGCATCGCGGCACGCTGTTCCTCGATGAAATCGGCGATATGCCGGCCGCGCAGCAAACCCGCTTACTGCGCGCGCTGTCCGAGCGCGAGGTAACGCCGATCGGCTCGGCCGAACCGATTTCGGTCGATTTGCAGTTGATCTGTGCGACGCATCAGAACATCGAATCGCACGTCGAAGCGGGGACGTTCCGCGAAGATCTCTATTACCGGATCGCCGTGGGGATTGTGAATCTGCCGCCGGTGCGCGAACGGCAGGACCGCGCGTGGCTGCTGCAATCGATCCTTGAATCTGAAGCACCGGGCATGACGCTCGACGCCAACGTCGACAGCGAAGCACGCGAGATTCTGTTGCACTGCACATGGCCGGGTAATCTTCGGCAGATGCGGGCGGCAATCCAGTACGCCTGCGCGGTGAGGACCGGTGAGTTGATCCGCGCGGGCGATCTGCCTGCCAATGTGCAACCGGGTAAAGGTGTCGGGGTTCGCATCGGCCTATCGCACAGTGCGCGTCATGCCGACGCGCCCCGCATTCCGGTCGCGCCGCCGAGCGAACGCGACAACATTTTGCGTGCGCTGTCCGCGAGCCGCTGGAATATCTCGGCCGCGTCGCGTGAACTCGGCATTTGCCGCGCGTCGTTGTATCGCAAGCTCAGGCGGTTTCGCATTCCGCACGTGCGTGACCTTGGCAGCGATATGCTGATGGCGGATCACGGCTAG
- a CDS encoding DNA-binding transcriptional regulator, LysR family: MELRQLRYFVVLAETLHFGRAAALLNISQPPLSRQIALLEAELGVVLLDRTRRSVRLSAAGHRFYRDAKTVMATVDQARGHARAADLGEEGTLMAGFMFAAAYSIVPVLTRAYASAFPRVELKLSESIPTQLVADIRAGKADVGIMYPSDSAVELETRTIFSEQLVAVLPEGHRFATRAEISIAELRDEWFIISPHAASPFIYNTIVEHCRRSGFTPRIRLETNFQQTIVNLVAQGLGVALVHSSMRSTHADNVKFIPLSHAPYVDVALVWSPDTLNPCVARFVDIAAQIGLVGSRSGS; this comes from the coding sequence ATGGAGCTGAGGCAACTACGCTATTTCGTCGTACTTGCGGAGACCCTGCACTTTGGACGGGCGGCAGCGCTGCTCAATATCTCGCAGCCGCCTCTGTCGCGGCAGATCGCCTTGCTCGAAGCGGAGCTGGGTGTCGTGCTGCTCGATCGCACGCGCCGCAGCGTACGGCTCTCGGCAGCAGGGCATCGCTTCTATCGTGATGCCAAGACGGTGATGGCCACCGTCGATCAGGCGCGCGGTCATGCGCGTGCCGCCGACCTTGGCGAGGAAGGCACGCTGATGGCGGGCTTCATGTTCGCCGCCGCGTACAGCATCGTGCCGGTGCTGACGCGTGCGTATGCGTCGGCGTTTCCACGCGTCGAGTTGAAGCTGAGCGAAAGCATCCCCACGCAGCTGGTGGCCGATATCCGCGCCGGCAAGGCCGATGTCGGGATCATGTATCCCTCCGATTCGGCGGTTGAACTGGAAACTCGCACGATCTTCAGTGAGCAACTGGTCGCGGTGCTGCCCGAAGGACACCGGTTCGCCACACGGGCGGAGATTTCCATTGCCGAGTTGCGCGACGAATGGTTCATCATCTCGCCGCATGCGGCCTCGCCGTTCATCTACAACACGATCGTCGAGCATTGTCGGCGCTCGGGGTTTACGCCACGCATCCGCCTCGAAACCAATTTTCAGCAGACTATCGTGAACCTTGTCGCGCAGGGGCTCGGTGTTGCGCTCGTGCATAGCTCGATGCGCAGCACCCATGCGGATAACGTCAAGTTCATCCCGCTGTCGCATGCGCCGTATGTCGACGTTGCGCTGGTCTGGAGTCCCGATACGTTGAATCCCTGCGTGGCGCGCTTTGTCGATATCGCCGCGCAAATTGGGCTTGTCGGGTCGCGGTCAGGCAGTTAG
- a CDS encoding Predicted DNA-binding protein with PD1-like DNA-binding motif: MTSLSNLSEVKLEAGHYGRTVIARLKPNEDLVESLERLCAQYGIGRAVVRSAVGSLIDGALSSGVGTAQATQIVKGPGVEIVGLFGEVEGAVAGRGDTTGTTELTAILSGTDSQVFAGRVVRGMNLTFITVEVTLQEWLADADGHAGSA; this comes from the coding sequence ATGACTTCGCTCTCCAACCTATCCGAGGTCAAGCTGGAGGCCGGTCACTACGGACGTACCGTGATTGCGCGGTTAAAGCCGAACGAGGACCTTGTCGAATCGCTCGAGCGGCTGTGTGCGCAATACGGCATCGGCCGGGCGGTGGTGCGCAGCGCGGTCGGCAGTCTGATCGACGGCGCGCTCTCGAGCGGCGTGGGCACCGCGCAGGCCACGCAGATCGTGAAGGGGCCTGGCGTGGAGATCGTCGGGTTGTTCGGCGAAGTGGAGGGCGCCGTGGCGGGTCGCGGCGACACGACGGGTACGACGGAGCTCACCGCGATTCTCTCCGGCACCGATAGCCAGGTGTTTGCCGGGCGCGTGGTACGCGGGATGAATCTGACGTTTATCACGGTGGAGGTGACGCTGCAGGAGTGGCTCGCGGATGCGGACGGCCACGCGGGGAGTGCTTGA
- a CDS encoding maleate isomerase, which yields MQHRRIRLGMLTPSSNTALEPITAAMLSELPHVSAHFARFTVTEIALSEQALGQFDASRILAAARQLADARVDVIGWSGTSAGWLGFERDQALCRQITEATGIPATTSVLALNEIFDKTGVRRFGLVSPYMDDVQQRIVRNYEKLGIECVAERHLGLQNNFSFAEVPDTQLAIMMREAAFARPDAVTTFCTNLHAAHLVRAFEMTTDIPAYDTVATVVWKSLRMLGVDTKPLASWGSLFTAVA from the coding sequence ATGCAACACAGAAGAATCCGGCTCGGCATGCTCACACCTTCGTCGAACACGGCGCTAGAACCGATCACCGCAGCGATGCTAAGCGAACTGCCGCACGTCAGCGCGCACTTTGCGCGCTTCACGGTCACGGAGATCGCATTGTCGGAGCAAGCGCTCGGTCAGTTCGACGCGAGCCGAATTCTGGCGGCCGCGCGTCAACTGGCCGATGCACGGGTCGACGTGATCGGCTGGAGCGGTACGTCGGCGGGATGGTTGGGATTCGAGCGCGATCAGGCGTTGTGCCGCCAGATCACCGAGGCGACGGGTATTCCAGCAACAACGTCCGTGCTGGCGCTCAACGAAATCTTCGATAAAACGGGCGTACGGCGGTTCGGTTTAGTGTCGCCGTACATGGACGATGTTCAGCAGCGGATCGTGCGCAACTACGAGAAGCTTGGCATTGAATGCGTGGCGGAACGGCACCTCGGCTTGCAGAACAATTTCAGTTTTGCCGAGGTGCCGGATACGCAATTAGCGATCATGATGCGTGAGGCGGCGTTTGCGAGGCCGGATGCAGTGACTACGTTCTGCACGAATCTTCATGCCGCGCATCTGGTGCGGGCGTTTGAGATGACCACCGATATTCCCGCTTATGACACGGTGGCGACCGTGGTGTGGAAGTCGTTAAGAATGTTGGGGGTGGATACGAAGCCACTCGCGAGTTGGGGCAGCTTGTTCACCGCCGTGGCGTAA
- a CDS encoding Cytosine/adenosine deaminase, with protein sequence MSMQTEALLIKNPVAVMSGRSGDNARLGQVDLRIRNGRIETIAPNLEPRADERVIDARSCVVYPGWVNTHHHLFQNLLKAVPSGINADLQEWLAAVPYPRLARFTPDLARVAARLGLAELLLSGVTTCADHHYLYHADGTTETGDLLFDEAASFGMRFVLCRGGALQAAGDHPGFSKVALKPETLDQMLADIERLKSRYHDAGDASMRRVVVAPTTPTFSLPPELLPEVARAARRMGLRLHTHLSETTRYVDFCKERFNKLPVEFVADHEWLGPDVWFAHLVHLQPSEIAMLAETGSGCSHCPVSNARLGSGIAPAPQMAAAGVPMSLAVDGVASNESGSMTNEAHFAWLVHRAAQGASATTVEEIIHWGSAGGAGVLGLDAVGTLEVGKAADFVLYDVSDLRFNGFHDMAVAPVTAGEPARVRYNVVNGRVVVDNGVIPGLDLEQLRYEAAEGVKLLLAD encoded by the coding sequence GTGAGCATGCAAACTGAAGCGTTGCTGATCAAGAACCCTGTCGCGGTGATGAGCGGCCGAAGTGGCGATAACGCGCGCCTGGGTCAGGTCGATCTGCGGATTCGCAATGGCCGGATTGAGACCATCGCCCCTAACCTCGAACCGCGCGCCGATGAACGCGTGATCGACGCGCGTTCATGCGTCGTGTATCCGGGCTGGGTGAACACGCATCACCATCTATTCCAGAACCTGCTGAAGGCGGTACCGTCCGGCATCAATGCCGATTTGCAGGAATGGCTGGCCGCCGTGCCGTATCCGCGTCTGGCGCGTTTTACGCCGGACCTGGCGCGTGTCGCTGCACGTTTGGGTCTTGCCGAGTTGTTGTTGTCCGGCGTGACCACTTGCGCCGATCATCACTACCTGTATCACGCAGACGGCACTACCGAAACTGGCGATCTGCTGTTCGACGAAGCGGCTTCGTTCGGCATGCGCTTCGTGCTGTGCCGTGGCGGGGCATTGCAGGCAGCAGGCGATCATCCGGGTTTTTCCAAAGTTGCGCTCAAACCGGAAACGCTCGATCAGATGCTCGCGGACATCGAACGCCTGAAGTCGCGCTATCACGATGCGGGCGACGCCTCAATGCGTCGCGTGGTCGTTGCACCGACTACGCCGACGTTTTCACTGCCGCCGGAACTACTGCCTGAAGTCGCCCGTGCGGCGCGTCGCATGGGTTTAAGGCTGCACACGCACCTTTCCGAAACGACGCGCTATGTCGACTTCTGCAAAGAGCGCTTCAACAAACTACCAGTCGAGTTCGTCGCCGATCACGAATGGCTCGGGCCGGATGTCTGGTTCGCCCACCTGGTACATCTGCAGCCGAGCGAAATCGCGATGCTCGCGGAAACCGGCAGCGGCTGCTCGCACTGTCCGGTAAGCAACGCGCGCCTCGGCAGCGGCATTGCGCCCGCGCCGCAGATGGCGGCGGCTGGCGTGCCGATGTCGCTGGCGGTGGATGGCGTGGCGTCGAACGAATCCGGCAGCATGACCAACGAGGCGCACTTCGCATGGCTCGTGCATCGCGCGGCGCAAGGCGCATCGGCGACCACTGTCGAAGAGATCATTCATTGGGGCAGCGCGGGCGGCGCCGGCGTGCTCGGTCTCGATGCGGTCGGCACGCTCGAGGTGGGCAAGGCCGCAGACTTCGTGCTGTACGACGTCAGCGATCTGCGCTTCAACGGTTTTCACGACATGGCGGTGGCGCCGGTGACAGCGGGCGAACCGGCTCGTGTGCGCTACAACGTGGTGAACGGCCGCGTGGTGGTGGATAACGGCGTGATTCCTGGCCTCGATCTCGAACAGCTTCGTTATGAAGCTGCCGAAGGCGTGAAGCTGCTCCTTGCCGACTAG
- a CDS encoding xanthine permease has protein sequence MNTAIHPVDRILPKRQMITLGLQHMLVAYIGAIAVPLIVASALKMSPADTTVLISTALFCSGISTILQTVGVWKFGVRLPILQGVAFSSVGPVIAIGMSPGVGFAGVCGAVIGAGLFTMFAAPLVGRLRRFFPPVVTGCIVTVIGLQLFPVAYQWAGGGEAAQQQFGALPFLSVTLFVAVVILAINRFAGPFLRNLSVLIGLIAGGILACSLGMGNFASVSAAPWFTMPMPFHFGTPMFSLVPVLTMIVVMVVQMVESMGLFVAIGGIVGKDVSEEDVVRGMRANGLASAIAGMFAAFPFIAFMENVGLVILTGVRSRWVVAISGLLMCVVALVPKIGAVVASTPAAALGGAGIAMFGVVVAAGIQTLAKVDFERNRYNVLIVGFTIATALIPVMAPQVFKHMPDWTQPFLHSGVVLACLVSVVLNAVLNGAHEEEKIVETHSNLVRES, from the coding sequence ATGAACACCGCCATACACCCCGTCGATCGGATTCTGCCGAAGCGCCAGATGATCACGCTCGGTTTGCAGCACATGTTAGTGGCTTACATCGGCGCGATCGCTGTTCCGTTGATCGTCGCGTCGGCACTGAAGATGTCGCCGGCCGACACGACCGTGCTCATCAGCACCGCTCTGTTTTGCTCAGGCATCTCGACGATCTTGCAGACCGTCGGCGTCTGGAAGTTCGGCGTGCGACTGCCGATTCTGCAAGGCGTCGCGTTCAGCAGCGTCGGACCGGTGATCGCAATCGGCATGAGTCCGGGCGTCGGCTTTGCCGGCGTGTGCGGCGCAGTGATTGGCGCGGGTCTCTTCACGATGTTTGCGGCGCCCCTGGTCGGACGCTTACGAAGGTTCTTCCCACCGGTGGTGACCGGCTGCATCGTGACCGTGATCGGTTTGCAACTGTTCCCCGTTGCGTATCAGTGGGCTGGAGGTGGCGAGGCCGCGCAGCAGCAGTTCGGTGCGTTGCCCTTTCTGAGCGTCACGCTGTTCGTCGCGGTGGTGATTCTCGCGATCAACCGCTTTGCCGGCCCGTTCCTGCGCAATCTGTCGGTGCTGATTGGGTTGATCGCTGGCGGCATTCTCGCCTGCTCGCTCGGTATGGGCAACTTCGCGAGCGTGAGCGCCGCGCCGTGGTTCACGATGCCGATGCCGTTCCACTTCGGGACGCCCATGTTTTCGCTGGTGCCGGTGCTGACAATGATCGTTGTGATGGTGGTGCAGATGGTCGAATCGATGGGGCTGTTCGTCGCCATCGGTGGCATCGTCGGCAAGGACGTGAGCGAGGAGGACGTGGTGCGCGGCATGCGTGCGAATGGTCTGGCGAGCGCGATTGCCGGTATGTTCGCGGCGTTCCCGTTCATCGCCTTCATGGAGAACGTCGGTCTCGTGATCCTGACCGGCGTGCGCAGCCGCTGGGTGGTGGCGATCAGTGGCCTGCTGATGTGCGTGGTGGCGCTGGTGCCGAAGATCGGTGCAGTAGTCGCATCAACGCCCGCTGCGGCCCTCGGCGGCGCGGGCATCGCGATGTTCGGTGTGGTGGTGGCAGCCGGCATTCAAACCTTGGCAAAGGTGGACTTCGAGCGCAATCGCTACAACGTGCTGATCGTTGGCTTCACGATCGCCACCGCGCTGATCCCGGTGATGGCGCCGCAAGTCTTCAAGCATATGCCCGACTGGACGCAGCCGTTCCTGCATAGCGGCGTTGTGCTGGCCTGTCTGGTGTCGGTCGTGTTGAACGCGGTGCTGAACGGCGCGCATGAAGAAGAAAAGATCGTCGAGACGCACAGCAACCTGGTGCGTGAATCCTAG
- a CDS encoding GTPase, G3E family produces MNHIHTTHNEIEKIPVTVLTGFLGAGKTTLLNYILREKHGRKIAVIENEFGEIGIDGGLVLESTEEIYEMTNGCVCCVGAVREDLVRIVRMLVERPDRLDHIIVETSGLADPYPVAQTFFLDDPIAKQVTLDAVVTMVDAKHIAAHLDDLVLDGSDNQAVDQIVCADRIVINKVDLVTAEDIASLTQRIRGLNATAEIVESSYAQIDLDKILGVGANEFSQILVEADGLHEEEHKHSHEEAHHHDEHEAHHDHEHAHHDEDHADHQHDESVSSVGIEVDADIDLDALQAWLTELRESDATNLFRMKGILAVQGQSHRYVLQGVHNVIELRAAQVWGAEPRSCRIVFIGRDLDRAALTDRFHACLAVPVAA; encoded by the coding sequence ATGAATCACATTCACACCACCCACAACGAGATCGAGAAAATCCCCGTCACGGTGCTGACCGGCTTTCTCGGCGCCGGCAAAACGACGCTGCTCAACTACATCCTGCGCGAGAAACATGGCCGCAAGATCGCGGTGATCGAAAACGAGTTCGGCGAAATCGGTATTGACGGTGGCCTCGTCCTCGAATCGACTGAAGAGATCTACGAAATGACCAACGGTTGCGTGTGTTGCGTCGGCGCCGTGCGCGAAGATCTGGTGCGGATCGTGCGCATGCTGGTGGAAAGGCCGGACCGGCTCGATCACATCATTGTCGAAACGAGTGGGCTCGCCGATCCGTATCCGGTCGCACAGACTTTCTTCCTCGACGACCCGATCGCGAAACAGGTGACGTTGGATGCGGTCGTCACGATGGTGGACGCAAAGCATATCGCCGCGCATCTGGACGATCTGGTGCTCGACGGCAGCGACAACCAGGCGGTCGATCAGATCGTCTGCGCGGACCGTATCGTGATCAATAAAGTGGATCTGGTGACGGCAGAAGATATCGCGTCACTGACGCAGCGTATTCGCGGGTTGAATGCCACAGCGGAGATCGTCGAATCGAGCTATGCACAGATCGACCTAGACAAGATTCTCGGCGTCGGTGCGAACGAGTTCTCGCAGATTCTCGTGGAGGCTGACGGCTTGCATGAAGAAGAGCACAAGCACTCGCATGAGGAAGCGCATCACCACGACGAACATGAAGCGCACCACGATCATGAACACGCCCATCATGATGAAGATCACGCCGACCACCAGCACGACGAAAGCGTGTCCTCGGTCGGGATCGAAGTGGATGCGGACATCGATCTCGACGCGCTGCAAGCCTGGCTCACCGAACTGCGCGAGTCCGATGCCACCAACCTGTTCCGTATGAAAGGCATTCTCGCCGTGCAGGGCCAGTCGCACCGCTATGTGCTGCAAGGCGTGCATAACGTCATCGAATTGCGCGCAGCGCAAGTGTGGGGCGCTGAACCGCGCTCATGCCGCATTGTATTCATCGGACGCGATCTCGATCGCGCCGCGCTGACCGACCGCTTCCATGCCTGTCTTGCCGTGCCAGTTGCGGCCTGA
- a CDS encoding 4-hydroxy-3-polyprenylbenzoate decarboxylase, with translation MTPRRLVVGISGASGFTYGVRLLQLLRQLDIETHLTVSRSALLTMTHETDYKFADVSALASFTYRCDDMAAAISSGSFRSLGMIVAPCSMKTLAEIASGMSSSLISRAADVTLKERRPLVLLARETPYTLAHLRNMIAVTEMGAIVAPPVPAFYARPVSLDQMIDHTLGRVLDLFGLEAGTVKRWREADIETASQEAAQAPHIA, from the coding sequence ATGACCCCGCGGCGGCTGGTAGTCGGCATCAGCGGCGCGTCCGGTTTCACGTACGGCGTGCGCCTGCTGCAACTGCTGCGTCAACTCGACATCGAAACGCATCTGACCGTCTCGCGCAGCGCACTGCTGACGATGACGCACGAAACCGACTACAAGTTCGCCGACGTCAGCGCCCTCGCCAGCTTCACCTACCGTTGCGACGACATGGCCGCGGCCATTTCCAGTGGCTCGTTCCGCTCGCTGGGCATGATCGTCGCCCCCTGTTCGATGAAGACGCTTGCCGAAATTGCCAGCGGCATGTCGTCAAGCCTGATCTCGCGCGCCGCCGACGTCACGTTGAAAGAGCGCCGCCCGTTAGTGCTGCTGGCGCGTGAAACCCCTTACACGCTGGCGCATCTGCGCAACATGATCGCCGTCACTGAAATGGGCGCGATCGTCGCCCCACCTGTCCCGGCGTTTTACGCGCGCCCTGTTTCACTCGACCAGATGATCGACCACACGCTTGGCCGCGTACTCGATCTGTTCGGTCTGGAAGCGGGCACCGTCAAACGCTGGCGAGAGGCTGACATAGAAACCGCATCACAAGAAGCAGCCCAAGCACCGCATATCGCCTGA